In Curtobacterium sp. TC1, the following proteins share a genomic window:
- a CDS encoding glycosyltransferase family 4 protein, translating to MAGRRFAIVQEYVPAYRVPLFTQLAAAVAADGDELLVYAGDPAGALAERRDGVQSSPWLRTIRQREFTIFGRRLVLRALPRAVWSADLIVVEQARRNTDVPFLLAWPRTARKTALWGHGADVVKIPSHLERRYSRLLLRRAAWLFAYTQAGADRAVDAGINRQRTTVLWNSIDTRRLRQDLDAVGPGRAGVSPRAAFIGGLDSSKRIEDLISIGEAAHGLDPGFRLVIGGDGELRGIVEAAAERFSWIDHRGSVAGTDKAALLQESDLLLIPGRVGLAAIDSLAAGRPIVTLSTSLHGPEFEYLEPGVTCVVTDGVHDAARALVGLFHDRPALDAMQARCREASQNYSIENTVRRFRDGLNAAIEDDHE from the coding sequence GTGGCGGGTCGGCGCTTCGCGATCGTGCAGGAGTACGTGCCCGCGTACCGGGTGCCCCTGTTCACCCAGCTGGCTGCGGCGGTGGCGGCCGACGGCGACGAGCTGCTGGTCTATGCAGGCGACCCTGCCGGTGCGTTGGCGGAACGGCGGGACGGCGTCCAGAGCAGCCCCTGGCTCCGGACCATCCGGCAGCGTGAGTTCACGATTTTCGGCCGACGACTGGTACTGCGAGCGTTGCCCCGAGCTGTCTGGAGCGCCGATCTGATCGTGGTGGAGCAAGCACGTCGCAACACGGACGTCCCGTTCCTCCTGGCCTGGCCCCGAACCGCGCGGAAGACAGCGTTGTGGGGACACGGCGCTGATGTCGTCAAGATCCCTTCGCATCTCGAGCGGCGCTACAGCCGCCTGCTGCTCCGGCGCGCCGCGTGGCTCTTCGCCTACACGCAGGCAGGAGCGGACCGGGCTGTGGACGCCGGGATCAACCGTCAGCGGACAACCGTCCTCTGGAACAGCATCGATACCCGAAGACTCCGCCAGGATCTCGATGCGGTGGGACCAGGTCGAGCAGGCGTGTCACCGCGGGCTGCCTTCATCGGAGGCCTCGATTCCAGCAAACGGATCGAGGATCTCATATCCATCGGAGAGGCTGCACACGGACTCGATCCTGGATTCCGCCTCGTCATCGGCGGGGACGGGGAACTCCGCGGCATCGTCGAGGCGGCTGCGGAACGGTTCTCCTGGATCGACCACCGTGGCTCCGTGGCCGGGACTGACAAGGCCGCACTGTTGCAGGAGAGCGATCTGCTCCTGATACCCGGTCGTGTCGGTCTCGCTGCCATCGACAGCCTGGCGGCGGGACGGCCGATCGTGACGCTCTCGACGTCCCTCCACGGGCCCGAGTTCGAGTACCTTGAGCCGGGAGTCACGTGCGTCGTCACCGACGGTGTCCACGATGCAGCGCGGGCCCTGGTCGGGCTCTTCCACGATCGGCCCGCACTCGACGCGATGCAAGCACGGTGCCGGGAAGCTTCCCAGAACTACTCCATCGAGAACACGGTGCGCCGGTTCCGCGATGGATTGAACGCAGCGATCGAGGATGACCATGAATGA
- a CDS encoding glycosyltransferase family 2 protein — translation MNELHVIVASHNRAATTRRALSSLDVAAAEADLSYDVTLFDDGSTDETVAEATAAVKNLTVLRGDGSAFWARSMAAAEDEVLSRDDVQDGDWLLWFNDDVVLTPSGLRNMVAAASALPAGVLVGSTVDGVSGLLTYGGLRRSGVHPLAFDLVEPPAAPDEGAKVDAFNGNVVLMPVHVARTVGAIDGAFSHAFADVDYGSRAVAKGVPIIVAGGVVGFCSRNPTVLHSSAVTAWRAYTGRKGAGNPRALRRYLRRHSPRSWWFFFASSYGLWWMRTIRRSLRPRRVRP, via the coding sequence ATGAATGAGTTGCACGTGATCGTGGCGAGCCACAACCGCGCCGCCACCACGCGTCGCGCCCTGTCATCGCTCGACGTCGCGGCTGCGGAAGCGGACCTGTCCTACGACGTGACCTTGTTCGACGACGGCTCGACCGATGAGACCGTCGCCGAGGCCACTGCCGCTGTCAAGAACCTCACGGTCCTCCGCGGAGACGGGTCAGCGTTCTGGGCACGTTCGATGGCCGCGGCCGAAGATGAGGTCCTCTCCCGTGATGACGTGCAGGACGGCGATTGGTTGCTGTGGTTCAACGACGACGTCGTCCTTACACCGTCCGGACTCAGGAACATGGTCGCGGCAGCATCCGCCTTGCCTGCCGGCGTCCTCGTGGGCAGCACCGTCGATGGTGTCTCGGGTCTGCTGACCTACGGCGGCCTGCGTAGGAGCGGGGTCCACCCGCTCGCCTTCGACCTCGTCGAACCACCGGCTGCTCCCGATGAGGGAGCGAAGGTGGACGCCTTCAACGGGAACGTGGTGCTGATGCCGGTGCACGTTGCTCGAACGGTCGGCGCGATCGACGGTGCCTTCAGTCATGCGTTCGCAGATGTCGACTACGGATCACGAGCGGTTGCGAAGGGTGTTCCGATCATCGTTGCCGGGGGCGTGGTCGGCTTCTGCAGCAGGAACCCGACCGTCTTGCACAGCTCCGCGGTCACTGCCTGGCGTGCGTACACCGGGCGCAAGGGGGCCGGTAATCCACGCGCCCTCCGCCGGTACCTCCGTCGACACAGCCCTCGCTCCTGGTGGTTCTTCTTCGCGTCGTCGTACGGTCTGTGGTGGATGCGCACCATCAGGCGCTCCCTGCGACCGAGGAGGGTGAGACCTTGA
- a CDS encoding glycosyltransferase family 4 protein, producing the protein MQGHVLGVGTDHPFAEEIRRAGYSVTTTDHPAHTSPGRRVLRQVVSAFRPDVIHIHTERRYLQTVFSVRKVDRRVPVVRTIHNVFDAHGRWFASRLLQALIGDRALSALIVPSPDVARNEKRFGRDPQVIFNWVEDRFFELAGSRSGAGPDTTGPVVLVGNCSRIKSHGVALEAALLGNLRVAHIGSEEHAEPAERAILDRLQRNGLLVARGVADPADALLAGRVFAMPSRHEGMPVALAEALVVGMPAVVADVPGLRWATGEPGVVALASRDPAVWLDALRGVAVSVSAPTIDFRARRGTAEYAAVYRAAVERR; encoded by the coding sequence GTGCAGGGCCACGTCCTCGGCGTGGGGACCGACCACCCGTTCGCCGAGGAGATCAGGCGCGCCGGGTACTCCGTCACGACCACCGATCACCCCGCACACACCTCACCCGGGCGCCGGGTCCTGCGTCAGGTCGTCTCGGCATTCCGTCCCGATGTCATCCACATCCACACGGAACGGCGGTACTTGCAAACGGTCTTCTCCGTTCGCAAGGTCGACCGACGCGTGCCCGTCGTACGCACCATCCACAACGTGTTCGACGCGCACGGCCGATGGTTCGCGAGTCGGCTCCTGCAGGCGCTGATCGGCGACCGCGCACTGAGCGCGTTGATCGTCCCGAGCCCGGACGTCGCGCGCAATGAGAAGCGGTTCGGCCGGGATCCGCAGGTGATCTTCAACTGGGTGGAGGACCGCTTCTTCGAACTCGCCGGGAGCCGTTCCGGAGCCGGTCCGGACACGACGGGGCCGGTCGTGCTGGTCGGGAACTGCTCGCGCATCAAGAGCCATGGAGTCGCCCTCGAAGCGGCTCTGCTCGGGAATCTGCGCGTCGCCCACATCGGTTCCGAGGAGCATGCCGAACCCGCGGAGCGAGCGATCCTGGACCGACTCCAGCGCAACGGCCTCCTGGTCGCCCGTGGAGTTGCCGATCCGGCGGATGCGCTCCTTGCTGGAAGGGTGTTCGCCATGCCGAGTCGCCACGAAGGGATGCCCGTCGCCCTGGCCGAGGCGCTCGTCGTCGGGATGCCGGCGGTGGTGGCGGATGTTCCTGGGCTGCGCTGGGCGACCGGTGAGCCAGGTGTTGTGGCCCTTGCGAGCCGGGACCCGGCTGTATGGCTCGATGCGTTGCGTGGCGTCGCTGTCAGCGTGAGCGCTCCGACCATCGACTTCCGGGCGCGCAGAGGCACCGCCGAGTACGCAGCGGTGTACCGCGCTGCGGTGGAACGACGATGA
- a CDS encoding acyltransferase, translating into MIRRVLGMIRRRRWLRTLPPTVTWSETATLGERVRIWAPRSLTIGDDVHIGSDVRIEVDGSIGDHVLIANRAAIVGRRDHDMTVAGVPITESPWVGNDSSLSQPTTIGSDVWVGFGAIILSGVSVGDTAVIAAGSVVTRDVPPNAIVAGNPAKRIGQRFDEAVLAEHWAALRRAGIRLSGPTRGEAEDG; encoded by the coding sequence GTGATCCGACGAGTTCTGGGAATGATCCGGCGGCGTCGCTGGCTTCGAACGCTGCCGCCGACGGTCACGTGGAGCGAGACCGCGACGCTCGGCGAGCGGGTCAGGATCTGGGCGCCCAGATCACTCACGATCGGTGATGACGTCCACATCGGCTCCGATGTCCGGATCGAAGTGGACGGCTCCATCGGAGACCACGTCCTCATCGCGAACCGGGCTGCGATCGTGGGGCGACGCGACCATGACATGACCGTCGCGGGGGTGCCGATCACCGAGAGCCCGTGGGTGGGCAATGACAGTTCGCTCAGCCAACCCACGACGATCGGGAGCGACGTCTGGGTGGGGTTCGGCGCCATCATCCTGTCCGGCGTTTCCGTCGGCGACACCGCTGTGATCGCGGCCGGTTCCGTGGTGACCCGAGATGTGCCGCCGAACGCCATCGTCGCTGGAAACCCGGCGAAGAGGATCGGACAGCGCTTCGATGAAGCGGTCTTGGCGGAGCACTGGGCGGCGCTGCGCCGCGCGGGCATCCGACTGAGCGGCCCCACGAGGGGCGAGGCCGAGGATGGTTGA
- a CDS encoding oligosaccharide flippase family protein, which produces MTSNGRRLVAGASWVYGLQLLTIVVQLGYAALTSRLADPAVFGAYSVALSIAALVNLLGSGGLSQTAARAPNADRASTRPLATYALLLGGGAAVFTLLTAGLWSAVWAAPQAAGAVRLLALSAAVMPFLSLSTGLLRRQGMFREMAIATFGANVAGMVLGLVAVLIFRSPESLAVSAIVGQWGTLAWAASRLRGGLVPGRLALRSDNVRFSTKLVAVSVFQYISGNAPRWSVSHFIGAGVLGAWNRADVLSTVPFAQLQNALLQVIYPEFRRYPVGTSEARSAWLDMLSLIAWLTLPLGAVIAGVGPQLVHIALGPGWGLAAQILPLLALLGAVQPLMVLLAGALESASLFRAIWAAEAVAFLVSAIGVVMVATRHDYVFALLALIGATVGRHFVHIAQARRVGAVRLSELVRGYAQPVVFAVVLYGSLLALAAGGASVASLPAGIIGLVALVTWVLVARSALPPLKILRRRGILGQRAGEA; this is translated from the coding sequence GTGACCTCGAACGGCCGTCGGCTCGTCGCAGGCGCATCGTGGGTCTACGGGCTCCAGCTCCTGACCATCGTCGTCCAACTCGGGTACGCGGCTCTGACCTCTCGGCTCGCTGACCCTGCGGTCTTCGGCGCCTACAGCGTCGCGCTCTCGATCGCAGCCCTCGTCAACTTGCTGGGTTCCGGCGGGTTGTCCCAAACTGCCGCGCGAGCTCCGAACGCGGATCGAGCGTCGACGCGCCCCCTGGCCACGTACGCCCTGCTCCTCGGCGGGGGAGCCGCGGTGTTCACCCTGCTCACAGCAGGACTGTGGAGTGCCGTCTGGGCCGCCCCTCAGGCCGCCGGTGCCGTCCGTCTGCTCGCGCTGAGCGCAGCCGTCATGCCGTTCCTCAGTTTGAGCACCGGCCTCCTGCGTCGCCAGGGCATGTTCCGGGAGATGGCGATCGCGACGTTCGGGGCGAACGTGGCTGGCATGGTCCTCGGTCTCGTCGCCGTGTTGATCTTCCGCAGCCCGGAGTCGCTTGCCGTCTCCGCGATCGTCGGGCAGTGGGGGACCCTAGCGTGGGCCGCGAGTCGCCTGCGTGGGGGACTCGTTCCGGGACGCTTGGCGCTCCGCTCTGACAACGTCCGCTTCAGCACGAAGCTGGTGGCCGTCTCGGTGTTCCAGTACATCTCGGGGAACGCACCGCGATGGAGTGTCAGCCACTTCATCGGTGCGGGGGTGCTCGGGGCCTGGAACCGCGCCGATGTCCTCTCCACCGTTCCGTTCGCCCAACTGCAGAACGCGCTGCTGCAGGTGATCTACCCGGAGTTCCGCCGTTACCCGGTCGGGACAAGCGAGGCACGATCGGCTTGGCTTGACATGCTCAGCCTCATCGCCTGGTTGACGCTCCCGCTCGGAGCGGTGATCGCCGGCGTCGGCCCGCAACTCGTGCACATTGCGCTGGGGCCGGGGTGGGGACTCGCCGCTCAGATACTCCCGCTCCTCGCGCTGCTCGGAGCTGTCCAGCCGTTGATGGTGCTCTTGGCGGGGGCGCTCGAGTCGGCGTCGCTCTTCCGTGCGATCTGGGCCGCCGAGGCCGTGGCGTTTCTCGTGAGCGCGATCGGAGTCGTCATGGTCGCCACTCGGCATGACTACGTGTTCGCTCTGCTGGCCCTCATCGGCGCGACGGTCGGTCGGCACTTCGTGCACATCGCACAAGCCCGGCGGGTGGGAGCGGTCCGCCTGTCCGAACTCGTCAGGGGCTACGCGCAACCAGTCGTCTTCGCGGTCGTGCTCTACGGCTCGCTGCTGGCGCTCGCCGCCGGGGGGGCGTCGGTCGCGAGCCTCCCAGCAGGGATCATCGGCCTGGTAGCCCTCGTCACGTGGGTCCTCGTCGCACGAAGCGCGTTGCCACCGCTCAAGATCCTCCGTCGTCGTGGGATCCTCGGACAGCGAGCTGGCGAAGCGTGA
- a CDS encoding beta-1,6-N-acetylglucosaminyltransferase, with protein sequence MKPVFLVYTFQDAEHLGELVNALGPHRVFVHVDAKVDIGDFEAALERTGNAVLLDDRVQVNWGGYSQVRAIRALVQKALEFADDDDYLVLLSGSDYPLRPVDELLKHLRSHPGRQYLRAFEISSSEQKYRRQVDRRHHRDLSFLSKRTGNRMLRRVRNGVIKVLDGPLSLRHAPVPPGGMKIGHGGTHFAVTAACMRAMEAIVTPEVERYFEAVFCPEEKFYHSLIMRTRFSTATPAGGFEPYVGPGNWRYANLHLIDPTLVRVFTIDDWPEIVASPQFFIRKVVSGPSTSLRTQLNVERLRPAPLK encoded by the coding sequence GTGAAACCGGTATTCCTCGTCTACACGTTCCAAGACGCCGAACACTTGGGCGAACTCGTGAACGCGCTCGGCCCACACCGAGTCTTCGTCCATGTGGATGCCAAGGTGGACATCGGAGATTTCGAGGCGGCCCTGGAACGCACTGGAAACGCTGTCCTCCTCGATGACCGTGTGCAGGTCAACTGGGGCGGCTACTCGCAAGTCCGCGCGATCCGGGCGCTCGTGCAGAAGGCACTCGAGTTCGCTGACGATGACGACTACCTCGTGCTGCTCTCCGGGTCGGACTACCCGCTGCGGCCGGTCGATGAGTTGCTCAAGCACCTCCGGTCCCATCCCGGGCGGCAGTACCTGCGTGCGTTCGAGATATCGAGCAGCGAGCAGAAGTACCGTCGCCAGGTCGACCGCCGACACCATCGGGACTTGTCGTTCCTGTCCAAACGGACTGGGAACAGGATGCTCCGAAGAGTCCGCAACGGCGTGATCAAGGTGCTCGACGGGCCGCTGAGCCTGCGGCACGCACCGGTGCCTCCTGGTGGGATGAAGATCGGACACGGTGGGACGCACTTCGCGGTGACCGCGGCGTGCATGCGTGCCATGGAAGCGATCGTGACTCCCGAGGTCGAGCGCTACTTCGAGGCGGTCTTCTGTCCGGAGGAGAAGTTCTACCACTCGTTGATCATGCGCACGCGGTTCTCCACCGCAACCCCCGCCGGAGGATTCGAGCCGTACGTCGGACCTGGCAACTGGCGGTACGCCAACCTCCACCTGATCGATCCGACGCTCGTCAGGGTGTTCACGATCGATGATTGGCCGGAGATCGTTGCCAGCCCGCAGTTCTTCATCCGGAAGGTCGTCTCCGGCCCGAGTACGAGTCTCCGGACGCAACTGAACGTCGAGCGGCTTCGCCCGGCACCACTGAAGTAG